Part of the Brassica oleracea var. oleracea cultivar TO1000 chromosome C8, BOL, whole genome shotgun sequence genome is shown below.
TCATCTCTTCATTAAAAAATATAGAGTTGGCTTGAAGCTATAACTACTCATGAAATCAAGCGATTATTAATTTCGAAATTCACTTTTCTTCTTAAGAATATATATAAACTCAAAAACAATGAGAGTAACCAAACCTCCTCTCACTTCTCTCCATGCACTTAATCGAAAGATAAAGTTCATTCTTTTTCGAGAAAAAGACAAAAAAAGACAAAAATAGCACTAAATCAAGTTTTTGTTCTCAAACTAGCACTCAAGGTCAAAAGTCACAAAAATAGCACTTAATGTTTTATCAAAAGTCACAAACTTAGGGTTTAGAGTTAAAGGGTGAGGTTTAGGATTTAGGGTTTAGGGTTTAGAGTTTAGAGTTTAGAGTTTAGGGTTTAGGGTTTAGAGTTTAGGGTTTAGGGTTTAGGGTTTAGGGTTTATAGTTTAGGGTTTAGGATTTAGGGTTTAGAGTTGACAAATGAGGTTTTGGGGATAAGATTTCAAATTTAAAAAAATAAAAAAATTAAAATTTTCAAAAGATAAACTTAGAAATGTGCTATTTTGGTCATTTTAGTTTTTGAGTGTTATTTTTGTGATATAAACTTAGAAATGTACTATTTTGGAGATTTGACCTTCTTTTTCTTATTTTTGCGCAATGAACAACACATTCAAGATTTTCAATCTCTTTTTCTTGCTGTGATCTGAGTGCCTTAAATCTTACAGTTACCCTTCCCTTTTTACATAAAGGCTCAAACTCTCACGGCCGTCTCTCTTTCTGCCTCCACTTTCTTCTTGGCGTGAGTAGTGCTTTGCTTAGTAGAGGATATCATACAATACACGAACAGGAATCGCCGTTTTTATATAGATGACGAATGACGACGATAAGGAAATTCGTCAGGAGAATACAAGATACCATGAAAGTTGTATTCCACCATTTTGATTGCATGGTGAAGTAATTTTCTAAAATGCATGTACGTTTCGGATGAAAAATACAAGATAATATGAAAATTGTATCCACCATTTTGATGTATTTAGTAGTTTAACTGTACAGATTAAAAATTAAAAAGTATAATGTACTATCGATTTTATATTTTGACACGCTATAATACAATTTTATTATAAAATTAAGAGTTAGTGTTATTTGTTATATACTTTTAAATAATCAGATTTTATTTATATTGATTATTATATTACTTTTAAAAGTATAAGTATGGCTTTTATAATATTTTTTTAGAATATGCTTCAGTTTCATGTTTTGCAGTCTGGTTAATTAATATGTCATGTACCGTTTATTTTTATTTTTCTAGGTGTCAATCTATTAATATTATACGATATTCACATATATCAATAATATTTACTTAAAATATATGTATATGATAACACAAATATAATTGTTTAAGTGTTTAGAAAGCTTTACCGAAAAAAATAAAGAATAGTTATTAAGTGTGACATTTTAAACTAGTCATAACTCATTTTATCATTTTTTCAGAACAAAACTAGGAATGGATCTGCTGAGACAACAAAGATTAGACAAGATGAAGAAGAACAAGGGAATTAAGACATGACGGACATGACAAATGCCCTTTTGTTTCATTTTTAGTTCTGTTTTTCAATATATATTCTTTTTTTCTTTTTTGGCATCCAATATATGTATTCTTATGTTGCTAAACATCATTTGCTTTGTTTCAAATAACAGTTAATTATAACATATTCAATTTTCATTAAAAGTTTCATAATGCTATTATAATTATGATTTATTTAAATTACTAATTTGATAAATTATTAAATATTATTTAAAAATCAACAAAGAAAGTGGTCAAAAATTCGTCAAAAAGTAGATAATTGTTTTTGACCATTTCGTGACGTTTATTTTTTTATGACATTTCTGAAAATATTTTTGATTATTTTCCGACCGTACTCAATTTCTGACGGAGTTTTTTTGACAATTTTATGTGGTAAAAAAATGGTCAAAATAGAGTGTTTCTGACCATTTTCTAATGAAATTAAAGGTCAGAAATTAAACTATTTCTTGCAGTGATAGTATGATAAATATGTACATGATGATAATTATATAATTACTAAAATCACTAAACATTTCCATCGGCTAATGTGTCTCGGAGTAATTTACTATGCTGATTATTTTAACGTCAAACATGCAAATTTTTGACATAAATAACTTAATAATTTCAGTTAGTGGAGATCTCGGAGACATTACGAACAATTGTCACTGAAATATTTCGGATGTATTAAAAAAGTGTAGACACACTATACATACAGACTCGATATAGCTTGTGATTATACTTAAAAGTCATGCCTGTTATTCATTGGATATTCATAAAAATTGGTTATATATAATTATTGTAAAAAAATATGGGATAAATTATTTACAAATTGAAATAGCCAACTTGATATATATATTTGGGTTCAACAACAATTTGGATAAATTATCTAATTTTTAGTTAAAAATTTAATGTGTATAAAATAAACAAAAATCAAGAATAATAACAATGAAATTGAAATTAATTTTTTATTTGTTACAATCGGATGAATTTAAAGTCTGAATGGTAACATGTGGGACAACTATGAAGCAATTGCAGTACGATTATAATAGTAAAGAAAGAATATAGATGATACAAATGTATTTGTAGAGATTTTTGTTATTATTAACGGTGGGATGGTGCGTTGTGATCCATCGCCATTCGGAATTCAGTTGATTTTTAGATCAAGTTGTTTCATCTAAAATAAATTTATTTAGAAAACATGAATTTAAGTGACAAGTAAATTCACGTTTGCAAGTAATGCATACAAGAACAAAATTATCATGAAGAAACAGAACTATATATTTATGGATTTCCATTAATTTAATAAAATTAATAGTAATATATTTTCTCCATGTAATACTGCATTTCGATTAATTTATATCTTAGGTAGATATATTTTTTCATGTGATATTCCATTCCGTCGTACATAATCATGATTTATTTTTTTTATTTAGAATTGAATTAAATAAATCAAAATTAAAAAATCATTGACCAGTTAAATTATAACAATTAATTTTAAAGCTTATTTATGATCGGCATGTATACAAAAGTCAATTAATTGACTTCTCCTTTAATACAAGAAGATACTAGTAGTAGGTTTTTTTTTGAAAATGCTAGTAGTAGGTTTTATCATTCGAAAACTACTTTCTGCATGCATTATACACGTTCTCGGTCAAAATGTTAAATTCCATGCGCAATAAATCCAATTTAATTACTAAAATATGGAAAGATTTCCAAATTTGGAAAGGAAATTTTAGAATTTGGAAAGTTAACAATTACTCTTATGATTGTGTACGAAGAAAATATATATACCGTATTATTAACAAATTAGTTATGATTCTGTTTATATACAAATATTTAGCATTTATTTTTTTTGCAGTGAGTGAAATCATTCATTCATTCATTGGTAATTCTATAATATGATCAGGCAGATCTGCTATTCAGCTATTGTGCAAAAGTTAACTAATCAAACCATTTATCGATAAAATTCATTCTGTTATCTAATTCATTGTAATTCCAGCCTGCAGAATTTATCTCATACCACAAAACCTTTTATTATTTATTAGTTTCAGCGAATCCCTTGTTCCATAATATTACAATTCGCCAATGACAACGATAATTATCTAGGACAGAAAACGATAGAATAGTTAGCATTGGCACAAGTAAAAGTACTCGAAGCGTCGTCGTATGCATAGCTATACGCCTTAGGGCAAGCTCCTTTAAAAATTCTCGAGTAATCCGTCGGCGGACAAGTCGCCGGTGTATCGAACGCACCGGTGCAACAATACTCCGGTTTGCGAAAAGCCTCGCATGCGCTCTTACACGCCACAACATTCGCCCCATCCATAACACGCAGCTCGTTCGGACAGCGCCCGTTCAGATCCGCAACGCATCCAATGTTTTGGCAATCGCCTGAGCCGCCTCGGGTCGTGACTCCCATCTGGACGTTGTAACCGTCGACGAGGCTTACGTCGTAGAAGTCCTTCGCGCCGCCGTTGCCGATGGTGAACTCGGCGAGCGTGACCGGTGGAACTCCTCCTGCGCCCCCGCATCTTAATTTGTTGCCGCAGTCGCCGGTGAGACATCTTCCGGCCCCTGAGCCGTCGAAGTTACAGCCTGTTCGGCCCCAGATTCGGCCGGACCATCCCGCAGGCGCGGTTACGTCGACGGAAGCTCCGGGGTTTAAGGTAAACCCGCCATCGTTGAGTTGTGCGCCGCCGTTTCCGGTGAGGATTCCCGGCCAGACTGTGAAACCGCAGCTATTCTGGATGGTGAAAACGGTACCGGAGACGACGGACACTGCACCTTTACAAGATTAAACAATCAAAAATAGTTAATTACTAATGCTCTTTTCTCTGCAAAAGAATGTTTCTGAAAGCAGAGCAAAATGCAAGTGTGTATATGTGTTTTATTTTGGGTGTAAATGTACGTGTGTATGCGTGTTACCTGTAGTTATGATGAAGGAGAAGAATAGAAGGTGTAAACCGGAGAAAATCGCCATTCTAATCTCACAATTTCTCAAGTATCGATCCAATGTGTAGTGATGAATGGATGCTAATGGCACTGATCCCTCTATTTATAGGTTTTTTTCAATTATGCTACGGACGGAATTTTATAATTAAGACTGGCACGTGAAAATTAATGTCTTTTCATAAATTTAAAGAGATCGTTGAACATTTTCAGATAATTAAGAGAATCTGGCTTGACTGAAATTGATGTTGAAACAAATAATCTTTCGTATAAAGCTTGGGTCAAATATTTCCTTTTTAGTAAAAGAGAAATATTTTAATGGACATAAACTTTAGTCATATATTATATTAACTAAAATGTCATAATAATTAATGAAAACACTAGAATTTTTTAAGGTAATTATGAAAACAACATTACTATATATGTTTTCAACACAATAATTAATATTGGTCAAACAATATAAAACATTAAGTCACACATTTTTTAATACTCCTTCTATGTATGAAAAATTGATGTTTAGTCTTTTCACACTTACTATCTCTTTCATTAAAACAAAACATTTTAATGGACCCAACCTTTAGTCATATGTTATATTACATAAAATGTCATACTAATTAAAAAACAAATGTCATACTAATTAATGAAAACACTAGAATTTCATTAAGGTAATTATAAACCATGAGTTCAGTTGAATTTCACAAATTAAAATACTAATTGATGTTTTAGTCTTTTACACAAATTAAAAAACTTAAACACATTTTATTTATTAATTTTGGTTTTATCATAAAGTTTCAACATGCATATTTTTAAATTTAAAATTATGTTTTAGTTTTTTAGAAAAATACATTAATTAAACTTTACATTAATCTTTCTAAAACAAATACAAAATCTAAAACTTCAATCTTCAAATACGGATGGAGTAATTTTTAACTAATCTTTTCAAATTGTTTATAAATCAAATAATTGACTAAAGAAATCAAATAATTTATTAAAAATCGAAAATAGCTCTTTTGCAGGTTTATATACTAAAAGTTAATTTCATTCAATAAAATGAATTAAATTAATATATTATTTTATTTATATTTTCATATTAAATTAAATAATATATATAAATAAAATGTTAGAGTCAATAAATAGACATTAAATAAGATTTATAATTAAAACTTTATCAAAAATTATATCACACAATCAAATAAATGTCAGATTTTTTATTAAATTTCATAACAAAAAGTTTTGGAATAATTTAAAAATAAAATTAGTTCTTATTTTTTATTTTCCTGTATAATATACATACAAATAATATAACTATATACATTTTCAAATACATTAAAATACAAAATTTAATATGCTTTAATTTCATAAATTATATTTTGTTACAAAAATATTCTCGCTCTTGAAAAGCACTTGTTAGAATCTAGTACGGGTTAAAACTAGTTAAATTTTCCATGTGTACAAAATATAAAAATTCAATCCGAACCAAAATAATTTTATGAAACATTATAGATAATATAATTTCTGTGAAATAAGTACAGATGTAATGTAAATCGGAACCAAAAATCAAACCACACAAGCAGGGGACATATTATAGTAAAAACTCTATAAGTTCATGATGTTTAATTTATTTTGGTAAATATCATACTCTTTTCGTTTTAATAAGATGTATGTTTTAGTTTTCACTTTCATAGAAAATTTCTCAAATTTTAATTATAAATACATTTTTTATGGTTAACTATTTTCCACAATTTTTAGTCAATCAAAATTCAATAAGTTTTTTGAAAGTTTACAATGTATCATTATTACCTTATAAAAATACATTGAAAATATTTTTTTGAAACAATGTATTCTCTAAAATATGAATCATTTTGAAACGAATGAAGTATTATTTTACTTTAGTTAGTACTTTCTAATACTATAACCACATTAAAAGAACTGATCAATTATAGTTAACATAGAGATTACTGAAATAGGCTGATAAAAGAACTTTTGAAATTCTATCACTATTGTTAGAACAGGGATTACTCCTTCAAATTGAATGAGATTTTATCTATAGTTTACATAGAGAGTTAGATGTTTTAAAAAGATAATAGTCCAAAAAGAAAAGATAATAGCCTAGCAAATAGCAATCCAAATTTTGATATGTAGTACTAAAAGAATTGTATTTTGTCTTGAGAAAAAAGTTGAAATAAATATCTCGGTATGAATTGATGGGCCAAGGTACAGACAGAATTAAATTGGACAAGTCGTGCTTTCGCGGGCATAAACATAATAAATGGACAACCCATATATGACTTTTAGCTAGGTTAGAGGGTGATTATTCGGGAGTTCTTTAGGTGAGTTCTTAGCAGAATATAAAACCATGATTAACTCGGGGTTCTTAGAGTGAGGTTCTTATCAGAAATTAAGAAACAGTTTCTTAACTTCCGCTAAGAACTCCATCCTAAAAATCCCGGGTTAATCATGCTCTAATAACCCGTCTCTTAACTTTTAACTAAAAAAACTAAGAAACGGTTCTTAAAACTCTTATTTAAGAGCTGGTTCTTAGGTTTTTTAGTTAAAAGTTAAGAGACGGGTTCTTATATTTCGCTAAGAACTCCACTTTAAGAACCTCCAATAATCATGCTCTTAGGGAGGCTCGACAAAGACATAAAATGTATACTATTCGGTAGAGAGGTGTACACAAAGAGTCGTGCCAACGTTAGTGGCTGCCAGACTGCAGACACAATGATAAAGAAAAGTTAAATTCATGGAAAAAAATCTACCAAATACAATCATAATTTGTATAATCTAAAACCAGCGGTTATTCAAATGAAGCAAAAAATAAAGCATGATCTTTCTCTAGTGGTTTGTTTCATTTTTTTCTTGTAAAAAGAACATTCTAAATATATCATATCTCTACTTTATCAGTAATTATTAATAACATCGTATACTTTTTCATATTTACCAATTTTATTCAACTATTTTGTTTTAACAATAATCCAACACAATTGTTATAGATTCAACATTATCATATAATAAAATTATTGCACATAATAAAGAACAACAATAGTAGATTTTATAAAGAAGCACCAGCCATACATCTTTTCCATAAATTATCAATTAAATCGTTTCAAAATGCAAAATGAGTATCTTTATCTTTAATTCTTTTAAATCGCGCAAAAAATTCTTGTAAACGAATGTGATCATGATCTTTGGTATCTTCAAAATTAAGTAAATTTATATAATAAATAAATATTAAAAATTAGTTGGGTTACATTAATTAATATAGTTTATTTTATCAAAAAAGTAAAAACAAACAAAAGTTAAAGACTAATTTATAATTTTGAAAGTTCAGCTTCATTTTGAAGTAATAAATGAAATACCATTGGAACAAAATTTACTTCAAAATAAAGCAAAAAATAAGAAAAATGAAGCACCATTGGTGTTGGTCTAACGTACATAAGAAATATAACAAACCTCTTTTTTTGTTCAATCATCTAAAATGCATAGGCGAAATAATTTAAAACTCTACTGTATCAAATTATCAATCAAAATTATTTTAGTACCATAGATGGGTCGTCAATATTTCTGGTTAGAGTTATCTGCTACAAAAAGGGTCCTTTTCTGGCATTGACCTATTAAATTATTTATGAGTAATAAGAAATAAATACAATAATTGTTATAAATCATTATGTGGATGGCCCATAACCAAGACCAAGACAAGGCCCAGCCGTGTACAAGAGGAGAGAGAGTCGGCGGCCAAGTTCCTAGTCGGCCAAGACTTAGGATGTTTTCCATTTATCTGTTTTAGATCTTTTCCTATTTCATGTTGTATTAGGTTTTGGATAATTTACTTTTTCCTATATTTTGTAATCATTATATAAGGAACCTCTATTACTCATTAATAAGACACACGAAATATTCAGTCTCAAACCCTTCGTTTCCAACAATAATATAGTTTTAATATAATGTGATTGCGACGATTTCAAGATTAAATTTGAAATGCATAAAACTCAATCATTCAAGGTAAAGCGAGATAAAATGGTCAAACAGATAACATTGTGAAAAAATATAAATAATTTTTAATATATTTTTTATGAAAATTTTATTTATTTGTTTCAGAACAAAACAAATATATAAATTTGCGTGTCTTATTTTTCTCTTCTCCCAGTTAATTAAATACCACGAGAATCGATCTACCTTTGAGACACGCTAAAATTGATAACAGCCTTACTGAAAAGTTAAATAAAAGCGTAATAACTAAAGCATGCTACCTTTTTTCAAGATTAAGTTCTTTCAAGATTACAAGATTTTCTGACCCAAAAAGAAGAAAATTAAAAATTAGCCTTTTGATAGTCTTTAAAGACCTAGAGATCGAAAGATTTAAAAAGGCGTCGTGTTTATGACGGGACCCTTCAACTGTAAATATGTCCTCCAAATTCCCGGAACCTCTCTCACTGCCTGGTTATTAATTATAATATTACACTACTAGTTGATTAGCTATCTCATAGTAATATTTTTGTCATACTTACTCAAGCATGCTACCTTCTTAAGATTAGCCTAAGAGTTTATTTGTTATGTAAATTTTTGTTTCTTTTCTTGCATTGTTTTTCTTGTAGTTCTTTGTTTTCGATGTGTGCAATTTTAGAATCGATTTATTATCTTAAATAAAAGCAGAAGA
Proteins encoded:
- the LOC106307797 gene encoding pathogenesis-related protein 5-like isoform X2, which codes for MAIFSGLHLLFFSFIITTVSVVSGTVFTIQNSCGFTVWPGILTGNGGAQLNDGGFTLNPGASVDVTAPAGWSGRIWGRTGCNFDGSGAGRCLTGDCGNKLRCGGAGGVPPVTLAEFTIGNGGAKDFYDVSLVDGYNVQMGVTTRGGSGDCQNIGCVADLNGRCPNELRVMDGANVVACKSACEAFRKPEYCCTGAFDTPATCPPTDYSRIFKGACPKAYSYAYDDASSTFTCANANYSIVFCPR
- the LOC106307797 gene encoding pathogenesis-related protein 5-like isoform X1, whose translation is MAIFSGLHLLFFSFIITTGAVSVVSGTVFTIQNSCGFTVWPGILTGNGGAQLNDGGFTLNPGASVDVTAPAGWSGRIWGRTGCNFDGSGAGRCLTGDCGNKLRCGGAGGVPPVTLAEFTIGNGGAKDFYDVSLVDGYNVQMGVTTRGGSGDCQNIGCVADLNGRCPNELRVMDGANVVACKSACEAFRKPEYCCTGAFDTPATCPPTDYSRIFKGACPKAYSYAYDDASSTFTCANANYSIVFCPR